One window of Pseudomonadota bacterium genomic DNA carries:
- a CDS encoding class I SAM-dependent methyltransferase, which yields MFRRVPDHSQWRAKASADVERRHWRELKLVRNHLARGATFLELGAGDCQFALALCEWAGSVVAVDVSTEIVAHLSTPSNFELRLCDGVSVPVAPHSVDVVYSNQLIEHLHPDDVRAQLRAVHAALRPGGAYLCLTPHSYTGPHDVSRGFDDVASGFHLHEYTSGELCALLRECGFVAIRQLVGARGRYVPLPPWLGGALERLLAPLPMQWRRRLGELPILRMMLHRLMVIARTPA from the coding sequence TTGTTCCGGCGCGTACCGGATCACAGCCAGTGGCGCGCCAAGGCCAGCGCCGACGTCGAGCGGCGCCACTGGCGCGAATTGAAACTGGTGCGCAACCACCTGGCGCGCGGCGCGACATTTCTCGAACTTGGCGCCGGCGACTGCCAGTTCGCCCTCGCACTATGTGAGTGGGCAGGCAGCGTGGTGGCTGTCGACGTATCGACCGAGATCGTCGCGCACCTGTCGACACCATCCAATTTCGAACTGCGCCTGTGCGACGGCGTGAGTGTGCCGGTCGCGCCGCACAGCGTGGATGTCGTATACAGCAATCAACTCATCGAGCACCTGCATCCCGACGACGTGCGCGCGCAACTGCGCGCGGTGCATGCGGCGCTACGACCCGGCGGCGCTTACCTGTGCCTCACGCCCCACAGCTACACTGGACCGCACGACGTGTCGCGCGGCTTCGACGACGTCGCCAGCGGCTTTCACCTGCATGAGTACACCAGCGGCGAACTGTGTGCGTTGCTGCGCGAGTGCGGCTTCGTCGCGATCCGGCAACTGGTCGGCGCTCGGGGGCGCTATGTGCCGTTGCCGCCGTGGCTCGGCGGCGCCCTGGAGCGCCTGCTAGCACCACTGCCGATGCAATGGCGAAGACGGCTCGGCGAGCTGCCGATCCTGCGCATGATGCTCCATCGCCTGATGGTCATCGCACGCACGCCTGCCTGA
- a CDS encoding glycosyltransferase family 4 protein, whose protein sequence is MKIGILVAGLPPEVLGGAETQAMGAAARLAERHEVTLFTRSATVPESLRNRPRCLVVRRCTARRRGLRFVADLVGSLRALAARRHALDVLVAYQSVIDGLIAVIAGRWWSLPTLVWIRSEVEFDFVGSRQARWLAPWVYRRADRIAVQTARLGEQMQAALRSAGHARLAADVAAKSCVIGNGVELAAPSATGDRTELLYVGRLAADKGVIHLLEAMRCCPGARLTIVGDGPERERLQAAARGIACIQFAGRTAPEQVPAWLAQAGIVVLPSLRNEGLPNVLLEAMAAGLVVIASRNAGIPDLVRDGENGLLVEPGDSRALAQAIQAVSEDAELRARLRQRARSDVQAYAWPAIIAALESHLAELTRPVGDG, encoded by the coding sequence ATGAAAATTGGAATTCTCGTCGCGGGCCTGCCTCCGGAGGTGCTCGGAGGCGCCGAGACCCAGGCCATGGGCGCCGCCGCACGTCTCGCCGAGCGTCACGAGGTGACGCTGTTCACCCGCAGCGCCACCGTGCCGGAGTCACTGCGGAACCGTCCACGCTGCCTGGTGGTAAGACGCTGCACGGCGCGACGCCGCGGTCTGCGGTTCGTGGCCGACCTGGTCGGGTCGCTGCGCGCATTGGCTGCGCGCCGCCATGCACTCGACGTGCTCGTTGCCTACCAGAGCGTCATCGACGGCTTGATCGCGGTCATCGCCGGTCGCTGGTGGTCGCTACCGACGCTGGTGTGGATCCGTTCCGAGGTTGAATTCGATTTCGTCGGCAGCCGACAGGCACGCTGGCTGGCGCCGTGGGTCTATCGCCGGGCCGATCGCATCGCCGTGCAGACCGCGCGCCTCGGCGAGCAAATGCAGGCGGCGCTGCGCAGTGCCGGCCATGCCCGGCTCGCCGCCGACGTGGCGGCAAAATCCTGCGTTATCGGCAACGGCGTCGAGCTCGCCGCGCCATCCGCGACGGGCGACCGCACGGAGTTGCTCTACGTCGGTCGTCTGGCCGCCGACAAGGGCGTCATCCATCTGCTCGAGGCGATGCGTTGTTGTCCCGGTGCGCGCTTGACCATCGTCGGCGACGGTCCGGAGCGCGAGCGACTGCAAGCCGCGGCGCGAGGTATTGCGTGTATTCAATTCGCGGGGCGAACGGCGCCCGAGCAGGTGCCCGCGTGGCTGGCGCAAGCCGGCATCGTGGTTTTGCCCTCGCTGCGTAACGAAGGACTGCCGAACGTACTGCTGGAGGCGATGGCGGCGGGGTTGGTCGTCATTGCCAGCCGCAACGCCGGCATACCCGACCTGGTACGGGACGGCGAAAACGGCCTGCTGGTCGAGCCTGGCGACAGCCGCGCCTTGGCGCAGGCGATCCAGGCGGTGAGTGAAGACGCCGAGTTGCGCGCCCGACTGCGTCAACGCGCGCGCAGCGATGTGCAGGCCTATGCCTGGCCGGCGATCATCGCCGCCCTCGAAAGCCATCTCGCCGAGTTGACACGCCCCGTGGGCGACGGGTGA
- a CDS encoding glycosyltransferase — MRPAGKTTRLLWVTYDFPPRQAAGAFRPVKLYKYLDKSRLSIDFLTSRAESFASGEQLLEDLEPAPTVWRAGGLPLDRLFEKPKRVLARVGLARAEGRSLWERIAYRVVLACAFPDKHAWWGLRAAVRAVMLHARRRFDAVYTTSHPESAHLPGLLLKRLGVPWIVDYRYGGPLWTTTLTVGRRSVWGAAREIAYQRRVLERADFVIVQSDTIRNDFIARFGLAPERIVALPNGYDEEGFREYGTQQAPFARAPGELHLLHVGGDWYPDAGHVANLLDLCRRLAADIGADVVIHAVGVDILRDDLPPPGSGCRYVHHGHRPHREVIGYLAACDAFILSTMADTDSGRSITGFLPAKLWEYLRAGKAILWMGPQDDAWRYAEECGAVIYLGSLGSPRVLPATEVRAAIAAGARNQQRAHEHDWRSRAAAFDDIVARVLF; from the coding sequence ATGCGCCCCGCCGGCAAAACCACGCGGCTGCTGTGGGTCACCTACGATTTTCCGCCGCGCCAGGCGGCCGGCGCATTTCGCCCGGTCAAGCTATACAAGTACCTCGACAAGTCCCGCCTCAGCATCGACTTCCTGACCAGCCGCGCCGAGTCCTTCGCCAGCGGCGAGCAGCTGCTGGAGGATCTCGAGCCCGCACCGACGGTGTGGCGCGCCGGTGGCCTGCCACTCGATCGCTTGTTCGAGAAACCGAAGCGCGTGCTGGCACGTGTGGGACTGGCGCGCGCCGAGGGGCGCAGCCTGTGGGAACGCATTGCCTATCGCGTGGTATTGGCCTGCGCGTTTCCGGACAAGCACGCATGGTGGGGCCTGCGTGCGGCCGTACGCGCCGTGATGCTGCACGCGCGGCGACGCTTCGATGCGGTTTACACGACCTCCCATCCCGAAAGTGCTCATCTGCCAGGCCTGTTGCTCAAGCGCCTGGGAGTGCCGTGGATTGTCGATTACCGCTATGGCGGCCCGCTGTGGACGACCACGCTCACCGTCGGTCGCCGCTCGGTATGGGGTGCGGCCCGTGAGATAGCCTACCAGCGCCGGGTACTCGAGCGCGCCGATTTCGTCATCGTGCAAAGCGACACCATCCGCAACGATTTCATCGCCCGCTTCGGGCTCGCTCCCGAGCGCATCGTGGCGCTGCCCAATGGTTACGATGAAGAGGGCTTCCGCGAGTACGGCACACAACAAGCGCCGTTTGCGCGCGCGCCGGGCGAACTGCATCTGTTGCATGTGGGCGGCGACTGGTACCCCGACGCCGGGCACGTCGCCAACCTGCTCGATCTATGCCGACGACTGGCGGCCGACATCGGCGCGGACGTGGTAATACACGCGGTAGGTGTCGATATCCTGCGCGATGACCTGCCGCCGCCCGGCAGTGGCTGCCGTTACGTTCATCACGGCCACCGCCCGCACCGCGAGGTGATTGGCTATCTCGCGGCCTGCGACGCCTTCATTCTCTCGACCATGGCCGACACCGACAGCGGCCGCTCGATCACCGGTTTTCTACCCGCCAAGCTGTGGGAATACCTGCGCGCTGGCAAGGCCATCCTGTGGATGGGCCCGCAGGATGACGCCTGGCGTTACGCCGAGGAGTGTGGCGCGGTAATCTACCTGGGCTCGCTCGGCAGTCCGCGCGTGTTGCCGGCAACCGAGGTCCGCGCGGCGATCGCGGCGGGCGCTCGCAATCAGCAACGAGCCCATGAGCATGATTGGCGCTCGCGCGCGGCGGCGTTCGATGACATCGTGGCGCGGGTGTTGTTTTGA